In Musa acuminata AAA Group cultivar baxijiao chromosome BXJ2-10, Cavendish_Baxijiao_AAA, whole genome shotgun sequence, a genomic segment contains:
- the LOC135624676 gene encoding auxin response factor 24-like isoform X1, with protein sequence MASSEVSVKGSSVGRGQSLSSGCSEPHEGAPVRGGDAEGSMEYSGGAVSGKDSEDALYTELWLACAGPLVTIPRFGERVFYFPQGHIEQVEASTNQVADQQMPVYNIPWKIPCRVMDVRLKAEPDTDEVFAQVTLIPDSKLLLVQQDDTVEKEMLPPPPPRPHVYSFCKTLTASDTSTHGGFSVLRRHADECLPPLDMSRQPPSQELVAKDLHGVEWRFRHIFRGQPRRHLLQSGWSVFVSSKRLVAGDAFIFLRGENGELRVGVRRAMRQQNNVPSSVISSHSMHLGVLATAWHAVNTGTMFTVYYKPRTSPSEFIVPFDQYVESIKRNHSVGMRFKMRFEGEEAPEQRFTGTIVGIGDSDSSRWPGSKWKCLKVRWDETSSIPRPDRVSPWKIEPALTPPPLNPLLMPRPKKPRTAAFSYSPDSSILRKEAAPKVIADPSQSHGSPRVLQGQEIMTLRSAFADSNESGAAKKSIMWSTNAEEKNDVSSQRRFGSDSWMHTKRHEQTCAEILSGFRAPDSSGFRSPLLEHNSGDKSLSKPHLQDQESRHNYSPGSWSLMPPHSDFSMGECNLKTSSQVGEISHLKAERYRCGMQGGLSEFQGLGGDQTSLNWLEHMMPESRKDNQPQPKVIKPQPLVPSQIDVAKPKASSGYKLFGFHINSSPMISESAVPQSNSADILISHSCQTSTLPQPLGLEADKHSESSIVAKLVGTTPTNGDAEKLIQACPQAPKEGQSKLQGGPIRSCTKVHKQGIALGRSVDLTKFNGYDELIAELDQMFEFEGALVAPNKNWLVVYTDNEGDMMLVGDDPWNEFCNMVHKIYIYTREEVHRMNPGTLNSRVEESPAASDEKIAGKETNGPVPTPDPDNSEGCPGVDAAF encoded by the exons ATGGCGTCATCGGAGGTGTCGGTGAAGGGGAGCAGCGTAGGGCGAGGGCAGAGCTTGTCGTCGGGGTGCAGCGAGCCGCACGAGGGCGCGCCGGTGAGGGGGGGCGATGCCGAGGGAAGCATGGAGTACTCCGGCGGCGCTGTCAGCGGGAAAG ATTCCGAGGATGCGTTGTACACGGAGCTCTGGCTGGCTTGCGCTGGTCCTCTGGTGACAATTCccagatttggggagagggtctTCTACTTCCCACAGGGGCATATAGAGCAG GTTGAAGCGTCCACTAATCAGGTGGCGGACCAGCAGATGCCGGTTTACAACATTCCATGGAAGATCCCTTGTCGCGTTATGGATGTCCGACTGAAG GCTGAGCCGGACACTGATGAGGTATTTGCCCAGGTGACTTTGATCCCTGATTCGAAG TTGCTGTTAGTCCAGCAAGATGACACAGTGGAGAAGGAGATGCTTCCGCCTCCACCACCACGGCCTCATGTGTATTCTTTCTGCAAGACACTGACTGCATCTGATACAAGCACACATGGTGGATTCTCGGTGCTAAGACGGCATGCTGATGAGTGCCTACCTCCGCTG GATATGAGCAGGCAGCCGCCAAGTCAAGAACTGGTGGCTAAGGATTTGCACGGAGTAGAATGGCGCTTCCGCCACATCTTTCGGG GTCAACCACGAAGACACCTACTTCAAAGCGGTTGGAGTGTCTTTGTTAGTTCTAAGAGGCTCGTTGCCGGTGATGCCTTTATATTTCTAAG AGGGGAGAATGGCGAACTCCGTGTTGGAGTGAGACGTGCAATGAGACAGCAGAATAATGTTCCATCTTCGGTTATATCCAGTCATAGTATGCACCTGGGTGTCCTTGCCACAGCATGGCATGCTGTCAACACTGGAACCATGTTTACAGTTTACTACAAACCACG GACTAGCCCATCAGAGTTCATTGTGCCTTTTGATCAATATGTGGAGTCTATCAAGAGGAACCATTCTGTAGGGATGAGGTTCAAAATGAGATTTGAAGGCGAAGAGGCCCCAGAACAGAG GTTCACCGGAACCATTGTTGGCATAGGAGATTCTGACTCTAGCAGGTGGCCTGGATCAAAATGGAAATGTCTCAAG GTACGGTGGGATGAGACATCTTCAATTCCTCGTCCGGACAGGGTTTCACCATGGAAAATTGAGCCTGCTCTGACACCTCCTCCTCTCAATCCCCTTTTGATGCCTAGGCCAAAAAAGCCTCGAACAGCTGCATTTTCTTATTCCCCCGACTCATCTATTCTAAGAAAAGAAG CTGCTCCGAAAGTCATTGCAGACCCTTCCCAATCACATGGAAGCCCTAGGGTCTTGCAAGGTCAAGAAATCATGACCTTGAGAAGTGCTTTTGCTGATAGTAATGAGTCAGGTGCTGCTAAAAAATCGATCATGTGGTCGACAAATGCTGAAGAGAAAAACGATGTTTCTTCTCAGAGACGATTTGGATCAGATAGCTGGATGCACACAAAGAGGCATGAGCAAACCTGTGCTGAGATATTGTCAGGATTCCGGGCTCCTGATTCTAGTGGGTTTCGCTCACCACTCCTTGAGCATAATTCAGGTGACAAAAGCCTTTCAAAGCCTCACCTCCAAGATCAAGAGTCCAGACATAACTATTCTCCTGGCTCATGGTCGCTGATGCCTCCACATTCAGATTTTAGCATGGGTGAATGCAACTTGAAGACATCCTCGCAAGTTGGTGAGATTTCTCATCTAAAAGCTGAAAGATATAGATGTGGCATGCAGGGTGGTCTTTCTGAGTTTCAGGGTTTAGGAGGTGATCAAACTTCACTGAATTGGTTAGAGCATATGATGCCAGAGTCTCGAAAAGATAACCAGCCACAACCAAAGGTCATCAAACCCCAGCCGCTGGTGCCATCCCAAATTGATGTGGCAAAGCCAAAAGCAAGTAGTGGTTATAAGCTATTTGGGTTTCATATAAATAGCAGCCCGATGATCTCTGAATCAGCTGTGCCGCAGAGCAACTCAGCGGATATTTTGATATCACATAGCTGTCAAACTTCAACATTGCCTCAACCACTTGGCTTGGAGGCTGACAAACATTCTGAGTCGTCCATAGTTGCAAAATTAGTTGGTACAACACCAACAAATGGTGATGCAGAAAAACTTATTCAGGCTTGTCCACAAGCACCTAAAGAAGGCCAGAGCAAGCTGCAAGGTGGTCCAATTAGGAGTTGCACAAAG GTGCATAAGCAAGGTATTGCTCTTGGTAGATCTGTTGACCTTACCAAGTTCAATGGTTATGATGAACTGATTGCTGAACTAGATCAAATGTTTGAATTTGAGGGTGCGCTGGTGGCTCCCAACAAAAATTGGTTGGTTGTGTACACTGACAATGAAGGTGATATGATGCTTGTTGGAGATGATCCCTGGAA TGAATTCTGTAACATGGTTCATAAGATATACATCTACACTCGAGAGGAGGTCCACCGGATGAACCCAGGAACTCTAAATTCTAGAGTTGAAGAGAGTCCAGCTGCTTCAGATGAAAAAATAGCTGGCAAAGAAACAAATGGCCCTGTGCCTACTCCTGACCCTGACAATTCCGAGGGCTGTCCAGGTGTTGACGCG GCTTTTTAA
- the LOC135624676 gene encoding auxin response factor 24-like isoform X2, producing the protein MASSEVSVKGSSVGRGQSLSSGCSEPHEGAPVRGGDAEGSMEYSGGAVSGKDSEDALYTELWLACAGPLVTIPRFGERVFYFPQGHIEQVEASTNQVADQQMPVYNIPWKIPCRVMDVRLKAEPDTDEVFAQVTLIPDSKQDDTVEKEMLPPPPPRPHVYSFCKTLTASDTSTHGGFSVLRRHADECLPPLDMSRQPPSQELVAKDLHGVEWRFRHIFRGQPRRHLLQSGWSVFVSSKRLVAGDAFIFLRGENGELRVGVRRAMRQQNNVPSSVISSHSMHLGVLATAWHAVNTGTMFTVYYKPRTSPSEFIVPFDQYVESIKRNHSVGMRFKMRFEGEEAPEQRFTGTIVGIGDSDSSRWPGSKWKCLKVRWDETSSIPRPDRVSPWKIEPALTPPPLNPLLMPRPKKPRTAAFSYSPDSSILRKEAAPKVIADPSQSHGSPRVLQGQEIMTLRSAFADSNESGAAKKSIMWSTNAEEKNDVSSQRRFGSDSWMHTKRHEQTCAEILSGFRAPDSSGFRSPLLEHNSGDKSLSKPHLQDQESRHNYSPGSWSLMPPHSDFSMGECNLKTSSQVGEISHLKAERYRCGMQGGLSEFQGLGGDQTSLNWLEHMMPESRKDNQPQPKVIKPQPLVPSQIDVAKPKASSGYKLFGFHINSSPMISESAVPQSNSADILISHSCQTSTLPQPLGLEADKHSESSIVAKLVGTTPTNGDAEKLIQACPQAPKEGQSKLQGGPIRSCTKVHKQGIALGRSVDLTKFNGYDELIAELDQMFEFEGALVAPNKNWLVVYTDNEGDMMLVGDDPWNEFCNMVHKIYIYTREEVHRMNPGTLNSRVEESPAASDEKIAGKETNGPVPTPDPDNSEGCPGVDAAF; encoded by the exons ATGGCGTCATCGGAGGTGTCGGTGAAGGGGAGCAGCGTAGGGCGAGGGCAGAGCTTGTCGTCGGGGTGCAGCGAGCCGCACGAGGGCGCGCCGGTGAGGGGGGGCGATGCCGAGGGAAGCATGGAGTACTCCGGCGGCGCTGTCAGCGGGAAAG ATTCCGAGGATGCGTTGTACACGGAGCTCTGGCTGGCTTGCGCTGGTCCTCTGGTGACAATTCccagatttggggagagggtctTCTACTTCCCACAGGGGCATATAGAGCAG GTTGAAGCGTCCACTAATCAGGTGGCGGACCAGCAGATGCCGGTTTACAACATTCCATGGAAGATCCCTTGTCGCGTTATGGATGTCCGACTGAAG GCTGAGCCGGACACTGATGAGGTATTTGCCCAGGTGACTTTGATCCCTGATTCGAAG CAAGATGACACAGTGGAGAAGGAGATGCTTCCGCCTCCACCACCACGGCCTCATGTGTATTCTTTCTGCAAGACACTGACTGCATCTGATACAAGCACACATGGTGGATTCTCGGTGCTAAGACGGCATGCTGATGAGTGCCTACCTCCGCTG GATATGAGCAGGCAGCCGCCAAGTCAAGAACTGGTGGCTAAGGATTTGCACGGAGTAGAATGGCGCTTCCGCCACATCTTTCGGG GTCAACCACGAAGACACCTACTTCAAAGCGGTTGGAGTGTCTTTGTTAGTTCTAAGAGGCTCGTTGCCGGTGATGCCTTTATATTTCTAAG AGGGGAGAATGGCGAACTCCGTGTTGGAGTGAGACGTGCAATGAGACAGCAGAATAATGTTCCATCTTCGGTTATATCCAGTCATAGTATGCACCTGGGTGTCCTTGCCACAGCATGGCATGCTGTCAACACTGGAACCATGTTTACAGTTTACTACAAACCACG GACTAGCCCATCAGAGTTCATTGTGCCTTTTGATCAATATGTGGAGTCTATCAAGAGGAACCATTCTGTAGGGATGAGGTTCAAAATGAGATTTGAAGGCGAAGAGGCCCCAGAACAGAG GTTCACCGGAACCATTGTTGGCATAGGAGATTCTGACTCTAGCAGGTGGCCTGGATCAAAATGGAAATGTCTCAAG GTACGGTGGGATGAGACATCTTCAATTCCTCGTCCGGACAGGGTTTCACCATGGAAAATTGAGCCTGCTCTGACACCTCCTCCTCTCAATCCCCTTTTGATGCCTAGGCCAAAAAAGCCTCGAACAGCTGCATTTTCTTATTCCCCCGACTCATCTATTCTAAGAAAAGAAG CTGCTCCGAAAGTCATTGCAGACCCTTCCCAATCACATGGAAGCCCTAGGGTCTTGCAAGGTCAAGAAATCATGACCTTGAGAAGTGCTTTTGCTGATAGTAATGAGTCAGGTGCTGCTAAAAAATCGATCATGTGGTCGACAAATGCTGAAGAGAAAAACGATGTTTCTTCTCAGAGACGATTTGGATCAGATAGCTGGATGCACACAAAGAGGCATGAGCAAACCTGTGCTGAGATATTGTCAGGATTCCGGGCTCCTGATTCTAGTGGGTTTCGCTCACCACTCCTTGAGCATAATTCAGGTGACAAAAGCCTTTCAAAGCCTCACCTCCAAGATCAAGAGTCCAGACATAACTATTCTCCTGGCTCATGGTCGCTGATGCCTCCACATTCAGATTTTAGCATGGGTGAATGCAACTTGAAGACATCCTCGCAAGTTGGTGAGATTTCTCATCTAAAAGCTGAAAGATATAGATGTGGCATGCAGGGTGGTCTTTCTGAGTTTCAGGGTTTAGGAGGTGATCAAACTTCACTGAATTGGTTAGAGCATATGATGCCAGAGTCTCGAAAAGATAACCAGCCACAACCAAAGGTCATCAAACCCCAGCCGCTGGTGCCATCCCAAATTGATGTGGCAAAGCCAAAAGCAAGTAGTGGTTATAAGCTATTTGGGTTTCATATAAATAGCAGCCCGATGATCTCTGAATCAGCTGTGCCGCAGAGCAACTCAGCGGATATTTTGATATCACATAGCTGTCAAACTTCAACATTGCCTCAACCACTTGGCTTGGAGGCTGACAAACATTCTGAGTCGTCCATAGTTGCAAAATTAGTTGGTACAACACCAACAAATGGTGATGCAGAAAAACTTATTCAGGCTTGTCCACAAGCACCTAAAGAAGGCCAGAGCAAGCTGCAAGGTGGTCCAATTAGGAGTTGCACAAAG GTGCATAAGCAAGGTATTGCTCTTGGTAGATCTGTTGACCTTACCAAGTTCAATGGTTATGATGAACTGATTGCTGAACTAGATCAAATGTTTGAATTTGAGGGTGCGCTGGTGGCTCCCAACAAAAATTGGTTGGTTGTGTACACTGACAATGAAGGTGATATGATGCTTGTTGGAGATGATCCCTGGAA TGAATTCTGTAACATGGTTCATAAGATATACATCTACACTCGAGAGGAGGTCCACCGGATGAACCCAGGAACTCTAAATTCTAGAGTTGAAGAGAGTCCAGCTGCTTCAGATGAAAAAATAGCTGGCAAAGAAACAAATGGCCCTGTGCCTACTCCTGACCCTGACAATTCCGAGGGCTGTCCAGGTGTTGACGCG GCTTTTTAA
- the LOC135624677 gene encoding obtusifoliol 14-alpha demethylase-like yields MDLAEHKLFAAGLLLAATLVLAKLVASVLAPRSGKRLPPTVSAPPVVGGLLRFMRGPIPMIREEYAKLGGVFTLNILNRKISFFIGPEVSGHFFKAPEAQLSQQEVYQFNVPTFGPGVVFDVDYSVRQEQFRFFTEALRVTKLRSYVDQMVVEAEGYFSKWGDSGTVDLKYELEHLIILTASRCLLGREVRDKLFDDVSALFHDLDNGMRPISVIFPYLPIPAHRRRDRARARIAEIFSTIIRSRKSSGKSEDDMLQCFIDSKYKDGRSTTEGEITGLLIAALFAGQHTSSITSTWTGAYMLRHKQFFSAAIEEQKEIMARHGNKLDHDILSEMDVLYRCIKEALRLHPPLIMLLRYSHDDFTVTTKEGKEYDIPKGHIVATSPAFANRLPHIYKDPDTYDPDRFAAGREEDKAAGAFSYISFGGGRHGCLGEPFAYLQIKAIWSHLLRNFEFELISPFPENNWKAMVVGVKGEVMVRYKRRKLSVDN; encoded by the exons ATGGATCTTGCGGAGCACAAGCTCTTCGCCGCGGGGCTGCTCTTGGCGGCGACCCTGGTCCTGGCGAAGCTCGTCGCCTCTGTCCTGGCGCCCAGGTCTGGGAAGCGCCTGCCGCCGACGGTCTCGGCTCCGCCGGTCGTCGGCGGGCTGCTGCGGTTCATGAGGGGCCCGATCCCCATGATCCGGGAGGAGTACGCGAAGCTTGGCGGCGTGTTCACGCTCAACATCCTCAATCGCAAGATCAGCTTCTTCATCGGGCCCGAGGTGTCCGGGCACTTCTTCAAGGCGCCGGAGGCACAGCTCAGCCAGCAGGAGGTGTACCAGTTCAACGTGCCCACCTTCGGCCCCGGCGTGGTCTTCGACGTGGACTACTCGGTGCGGCAGGAGCAGTTCCGGTTCTTCACGGAGGCGCTCCGGGTGACCAAGCTGCGCAGCTATGTGGACCAGATGGTCGTCGAGGCCGAG GGCTACTTCTCCAAATGGGGAGACAGCGGCACGGTGGACTTGAAGTACGAGCTCGAGCATCTCATCATACTGACGGCAAGCCGGTGCCTGTTGGGGAGGGAGGTCAGGGACAAGCTCTTCGATGATGTCTCTGCCCTCTTCCACGACCTCGACAATGGCATGCGCCCCATCAGCGTCATCTTCCCCTACCTCCCTATCCCCGCCCACCGCAGACGCGATCGTGCCCGTGCCAGGATCGCCGAGATCTTCTCCACCATCATCAGGTCACGCAAGAGCTCCGGCAAATCAGAGGACGACATGTTGCAGTGCTTCATCGACTCAAAGTACAAGGACGGCCGCTCCACCACGGAAGGCGAGATCACAGGGCTGCTCATTGCCGCACTCTTCGCGGGGCAGCACACCAGCTCCATCACTTCCACCTGGACCGGGGCTTACATGCTCCGGCACAAGCAGTTCTTCTCGGCCGCCATCGAGGAGCAGAAGGAGATCATGGCGAGGCACGGGAATAAGTTGGACCATGACATCCTGTCCGAGATGGACGTCCTCTACCGCTGCATCAAGGAAGCTCTGAGGCTTCATCCTCCGTTGATAATGCTGCTGCGCTACTCCCACGACGACTTCACCGTCACGACGAAAGAAGGGAAAGAGTACGACATCCCCAAGGGCCACATCGTAGCGACATCCCCAGCTTTCGCCAACCGGCTTCCCCACATCTACAAGGACCCGGATACGTACGATCCTGACAGGTTTGCGGCCGGGAGGGAGGAAGACAAGGCTGCGGGAGCcttctcctacatttcctttgGGGGCGGGCGACATGGATGCCTGGGGGAGCCTTTTGCTTACTTGCAGATCAAGGCGATATGGAGCCACCTGCTGAGGAACTTCGAGTTCGAGTTGATATCTCCCTTCCCCGAGAACAACTGGAAGGCCATGGTCGTCGGGGTCAAAGGGGAAGTGATGGTGCGATACAAGCGGCGGAAGCTGTCCGTCGACAACTGA
- the LOC135624679 gene encoding uncharacterized protein LOC135624679 isoform X2, which translates to MVAKMESDAIPSYLQPDTETDLDAKLNLPAAPTSNAAAMPNRARQQTEDELGLPAVPQSFYTQLKEHCSQNGKAHIHDSHNVLHIYRTYIMGIWTYIYSPIPFRKDEGESYRHISVRTDGTSSASSSRRWRQADRALAEPRDPAGDSTTGRGSGLRRVPRNPPGRPAFVPRLMGLEDLSALTVAVTPEAAGAAAGSGEVRRGPQYPEADHRGRPLGGDPR; encoded by the exons ATGGTTGCAAAGATGGAATCTGATGCAATTCCATCCTATCTTCAACCTGATACGGAAACGGATCTGGATGCAAAACTCAACTTACCTGCAGCTCCAACAAGCAATGCTGCGGCAATGCCCAACAGAGCGAGGCAGCAG ACCGAGGATGAACTAGGTTTACCTGCTGTACCCCAAAGCTTCTATACTCAGTTAAAAGAACACTGTTCACAGAATGGCAAAGCTCATATTCATGACAGCCACAATGTTCTTCATATTTACAG GACATACATTATGGGTATATGGACATACATATACTCCCCGATACCGTTCAGGAAAGACGAAGGAGAATCCTACCGTCACATCTCCGTCAGGACCGACGgcacctcctccgcctcctccagtCGAAGATGGCGGCAAGCAGACAGGGCCCTCGCGGAGCCCCGTGATCCCGCAGGAGATTCGACAACCGGGCGCGGAAGCGGTCTTCGCCGCGTCCCCCGAAACCCCCCCGGCCGGCCGGCGTTCGTGCCGAGGCTGATGGGGCTCGAGGACCTGTCGGCCCTCACGGTTGCTGTGACACCGGAAGCGGCGGGAGCTGCAGCGGGCTCTGGAGAAGTGCGACGAGGACCTCAGTACCCTGAGGCGGATCATCGAGGCCGTCCGCTTGGGGGAGATCCACGCTAA
- the LOC135624679 gene encoding uncharacterized protein LOC135624679 isoform X1, translating to MVAKMESDAIPSYLQPDTETDLDAKLNLPAAPTSNAAAMPNRARQQTEDELGLPAVPQSFYTQLKEHCSQNGKAHIHDSHNVLHIYSRTYIMGIWTYIYSPIPFRKDEGESYRHISVRTDGTSSASSSRRWRQADRALAEPRDPAGDSTTGRGSGLRRVPRNPPGRPAFVPRLMGLEDLSALTVAVTPEAAGAAAGSGEVRRGPQYPEADHRGRPLGGDPR from the exons ATGGTTGCAAAGATGGAATCTGATGCAATTCCATCCTATCTTCAACCTGATACGGAAACGGATCTGGATGCAAAACTCAACTTACCTGCAGCTCCAACAAGCAATGCTGCGGCAATGCCCAACAGAGCGAGGCAGCAG ACCGAGGATGAACTAGGTTTACCTGCTGTACCCCAAAGCTTCTATACTCAGTTAAAAGAACACTGTTCACAGAATGGCAAAGCTCATATTCATGACAGCCACAATGTTCTTCATATTTACAG TAGGACATACATTATGGGTATATGGACATACATATACTCCCCGATACCGTTCAGGAAAGACGAAGGAGAATCCTACCGTCACATCTCCGTCAGGACCGACGgcacctcctccgcctcctccagtCGAAGATGGCGGCAAGCAGACAGGGCCCTCGCGGAGCCCCGTGATCCCGCAGGAGATTCGACAACCGGGCGCGGAAGCGGTCTTCGCCGCGTCCCCCGAAACCCCCCCGGCCGGCCGGCGTTCGTGCCGAGGCTGATGGGGCTCGAGGACCTGTCGGCCCTCACGGTTGCTGTGACACCGGAAGCGGCGGGAGCTGCAGCGGGCTCTGGAGAAGTGCGACGAGGACCTCAGTACCCTGAGGCGGATCATCGAGGCCGTCCGCTTGGGGGAGATCCACGCTAA
- the LOC135624678 gene encoding trihelix transcription factor ASR3-like has translation MANAVDTAGSNGDDGAGGGGGGGARPPRLPRWTRQEILVLIQGKRVVESRGRGRGAGRGGGGSGEMGAAASPVEPKWASVSSYCRRHGVDRGPVQCRKRWSNLAGDFKKIKEWEAKGKESFWTMRNDLRRERRLPGFFDREVYDILDGVAVAEVEAEPAAEEEEEGKKGLGRTAAAGGEEEEAVFDSGRTAAEDGLFSDFEEEKEAEDEDEDTAPPPQPVAAVPISEKKCESSQHWRSDEATAKDKPQAENPGKSSPSRGGQKRRRTSPDEAEDSDLQSRLIEVLERNSRMLTAQLEAQNMNCQLDRDQRKDQANGLLAVLGKLADALGRIADKL, from the exons ATGGCCAACGCCGTCGACACGGCGGGTTCCAACGGCGACGACggcgcaggaggaggaggaggaggaggggcgcGGCCTCCCCGTCTGCCGCGGTGGACGAGGCAGGAGATACTGGTGCTGATACAGGGGAAGAGGGTGGTGGAGAGCCGGGGCAGAGGGCGTGGAGCCGGGCGGGGCGGCGGCGGAAGCGGGGAGATGGGGGCGGCGGCGTCGCCGGTGGAACCCAAGTGGGCGTCGGTGTCGTCGTACTGCCGCCGGCATGGGGTCGACCGGGGGCCGGTACAGTGCCGGAAGCGGTGGAGCAACCTCGCCGGCGACTTTAAGAAGATAAAGGAGTGGGAGGCGAAGGGAAAGGAGTCGTTTTGGACGATGAGGAATGATCTCAGGAGGGAGAGGAGGCTGCCGGGGTTCTTTGACCGGGAGGTGTACGACATCCTCGACGGTGTAGCGGTCGCGGAAGTGGAGGCGGAGCCCGccgcggaggaagaggaggaggggaagaaggggcttggGCGGACAGCGGCGGCGGGGGGCGAGGAGGAAGAGGCGGTCTTTGATAGCGGGCGGACCGCAGCGGAGGATGGACTGTTCTCGGActtcgaggaggagaaggaggcggaggacgaggacgaggataCGGCGCCGCCACCACAGCCGGTGGCGGCCGTGCCGATATCGG AAAAGAAGTGCGAATCATCTCAACATTGGAGGTCTGATGAAG CTACGGCAAAAGATAAACCACAAGCTGAGAACCCCGGGAAGAGCTCTCCATCGCGAGGAGGACAGAAGAGAAGACGAACATCACCAGATGAAGCTGAAGACAGCGATCTACAAAGTAGACTGATTGAAGTCTTAGAGAGGAACAGCAGAATGCTGACGGCCCAACTAGAAGCTCAAAACATGAACTGCCAATTGGACAGAGACCAGAGGAAGGACCAAGCTAATGGCTTGCTCGCCGTTCTCGGCAAACTCGCAGACGCTCTCGGCAGAATAGCTGACAAGTTGTAG